A DNA window from Mesorhizobium sp. C432A contains the following coding sequences:
- a CDS encoding autotransporter codes for MSLAANSPLYAVTAGIVNAAKGAHAIERVKAVLREHTDRFHASGVLAHEEDDDEVLLHASPDLTIYHITLSPGLRYPPHNHLMDALIGIYKGSETNFIYPVDGSEIDAPERHDIAAPAVVHMTPDTVHAVANTGSARSGALHVYLGNLTETHRHMWSPDSTHAEPFDNERYLAGARPIGP; via the coding sequence ATGTCTCTTGCCGCCAACTCGCCTCTCTACGCCGTAACCGCCGGTATCGTCAACGCAGCCAAAGGTGCTCATGCCATCGAACGGGTCAAGGCGGTGCTGCGCGAACACACCGACCGCTTCCATGCATCAGGCGTGCTCGCGCATGAGGAAGACGACGATGAGGTGCTGCTGCATGCCAGCCCTGACTTGACCATCTACCACATCACGCTGTCGCCCGGCCTGCGGTACCCGCCGCACAACCATCTGATGGATGCGCTGATCGGCATCTACAAGGGTAGCGAGACCAACTTCATCTATCCCGTCGACGGCAGCGAGATCGATGCGCCGGAACGCCACGACATCGCGGCGCCCGCGGTGGTGCACATGACCCCTGATACTGTGCACGCGGTGGCCAACACCGGCAGCGCCCGCTCAGGCGCACTGCATGTCTATCTCGGCAATCTGACGGAGACCCACCGCCACATGTGGAGCCCGGACAGCACCCACGCCGAGCCGTTCGACAATGAGCGGTATCTGGCTGGGGCGAGGCCGATTGGGCCCTGA
- a CDS encoding Gfo/Idh/MocA family oxidoreductase has translation MFRWGVLSTAKIGREQLLPAIVEAENGVLSAIASRDLSKAEALGERFGARHAFGSYEELLASKDVDGVYIPLPTSQHVEWTAKAIEAGKHVLVEKPLALDAKDIAPLIKLRDSKKVLVCEAFMVIYHPQWIKVRDLIAYGAIGRLRHVQGAFSYYNVDPTNMRNQLDLGGGALPDIGVYPTVSTRFSTGKEPLRVQATIERDKKFGTDIYSSIRADFGDFELSFYLSTQMAARQVMVFHGEKGFIEVFSPFNAGLYDHHRIELHNQNHTEAQVFRFPGTQQYRREVETFARAAQGGKERIFTLEESVLNQKVIDAIFRAGAKEGWEAV, from the coding sequence ATGTTCCGATGGGGTGTTTTGTCGACGGCCAAGATCGGCCGCGAGCAATTGTTGCCGGCAATCGTCGAGGCCGAGAATGGCGTTTTGTCCGCGATCGCCAGCCGCGACCTGTCGAAGGCCGAGGCCCTGGGCGAGCGGTTCGGCGCCAGACATGCCTTTGGTTCGTATGAGGAGCTGCTCGCTTCGAAAGACGTCGACGGCGTCTACATCCCGCTGCCGACCTCGCAGCATGTCGAATGGACGGCCAAGGCCATCGAAGCGGGAAAACATGTGCTGGTGGAGAAGCCGCTGGCGCTCGACGCCAAGGACATCGCGCCGCTGATCAAGCTGCGCGACAGCAAGAAGGTGCTGGTCTGCGAGGCCTTCATGGTCATCTACCACCCGCAATGGATCAAGGTGCGCGATCTCATCGCCTATGGCGCCATCGGCCGGCTGCGCCATGTGCAGGGCGCCTTCTCCTATTACAATGTCGATCCCACCAACATGCGCAACCAGCTCGATCTCGGCGGCGGCGCGCTGCCTGATATCGGCGTCTATCCGACGGTGTCGACGCGGTTTTCAACCGGCAAGGAGCCGCTCCGCGTGCAGGCGACGATCGAGCGCGACAAGAAATTCGGCACCGACATCTACTCCTCGATCCGCGCCGATTTCGGCGACTTCGAACTGTCCTTCTACCTCTCGACGCAGATGGCGGCGCGGCAGGTGATGGTGTTTCACGGCGAGAAGGGTTTCATCGAGGTGTTCTCGCCGTTCAATGCCGGGCTCTACGACCATCACCGCATCGAACTGCACAACCAGAACCATACGGAGGCGCAGGTGTTCCGCTTTCCCGGCACGCAGCAATACCGGCGCGAGGTCGAGACGTTTGCCAGGGCGGCACAGGGCGGCAAGGAGCGTATCTTCACGCTGGAGGAGTCCGTACTCAACCAGAAGGTCATCGACGCCATCTTCCGCGCCGGTGCCAAGGAAGGCTGGGAGGCCGTCTGA
- a CDS encoding aldo/keto reductase, whose translation MKTRKLGTELEVFPVGLGCMGMSFAYGGQAEADAIATLRRAVEIGVTFFDTAEVYGPFENEILLGKALKPVRDRVTIATKFGFKISEEGSGLERMVGVDSRPEHVKAVAEASLKRLDTDVIDLYYQHRVDPGVPIEDTVGAMAELVRDGKVRALGLSEVSATTIRRAHAVHPIAAVQSEYSLWSRDPEDEVFDVCRELGIGFVPYSPLGRGLLTGTIAKPEALSDDDWRRTLPRFQADAMAANAKVVATLEKLAVEKGVTSAQLALAWVLHQGDFIVPIPGARKIRHLEQNTAAVGIELSAAEVAAIGDALSPDKVVGKRYTEELLALVNG comes from the coding sequence ATGAAAACCCGCAAACTTGGTACTGAACTCGAAGTCTTCCCCGTCGGCCTCGGCTGCATGGGCATGAGCTTCGCCTATGGCGGTCAGGCCGAGGCGGACGCAATCGCCACGCTGCGCCGCGCTGTCGAGATCGGCGTGACGTTTTTCGACACCGCCGAAGTCTATGGTCCCTTTGAGAACGAGATCCTTCTCGGCAAGGCGTTGAAGCCGGTGCGCGACAGGGTGACGATCGCCACCAAATTCGGCTTCAAGATTTCCGAGGAAGGCTCAGGCCTCGAACGTATGGTTGGCGTCGATAGCCGCCCGGAGCACGTCAAGGCAGTGGCGGAAGCCTCGCTGAAACGGCTCGATACCGATGTCATCGACCTCTACTACCAGCACCGCGTCGATCCCGGCGTGCCGATAGAGGACACGGTCGGCGCCATGGCGGAACTGGTGCGCGACGGCAAGGTGCGGGCGCTGGGCCTGTCGGAGGTCAGTGCCACCACCATCCGCCGGGCGCACGCCGTGCATCCGATCGCTGCCGTGCAGAGTGAATATTCGCTCTGGAGCCGCGACCCCGAAGACGAAGTGTTCGATGTCTGCCGCGAACTCGGCATCGGCTTCGTCCCCTACAGCCCGCTCGGTCGCGGCCTGCTCACCGGCACCATCGCCAAGCCCGAGGCCCTCAGCGACGACGACTGGCGCCGGACCTTGCCGCGTTTCCAGGCCGACGCCATGGCCGCTAATGCCAAGGTCGTTGCGACGCTGGAAAAGCTGGCGGTGGAAAAAGGCGTCACCTCGGCCCAGCTGGCGCTGGCCTGGGTGCTGCACCAGGGCGACTTCATCGTGCCGATCCCCGGCGCAAGAAAGATACGCCATCTCGAGCAGAACACGGCGGCGGTCGGGATCGAGCTGAGCGCGGCTGAGGTCGCGGCGATCGGCGATGCGCTGTCGCCGGACAAGGTGGTTGGCAAGCGCTATACGGAGGAGCTGTTGGCGCTGGTGAATGGGTGA
- a CDS encoding cytochrome b, protein MPAFITNNSTRYGWAAIVLHWLIGILFIGQFMLGFIMVRLTSQRTAFELIQLHKSFGFLLLGLLILRFAWRLGNAAPALPASVGGLERRMAPLAHLALYGFQLALPLSGWALVSVSMLEIPSMPFNLFVMPNLPLGVSDAAENFWAVAHWYLAYAGIALVALHALAALRHHFWLRDSVLTRMITPSSDQDME, encoded by the coding sequence ATGCCGGCATTCATCACCAACAACTCAACCCGCTACGGCTGGGCGGCGATCGTCCTCCACTGGCTGATCGGCATCCTGTTCATCGGCCAGTTCATGCTCGGCTTCATCATGGTGCGGTTGACCAGCCAGCGCACCGCCTTCGAGCTGATCCAGCTGCACAAATCCTTCGGCTTCCTGCTGCTCGGCCTCCTCATCCTGCGCTTTGCCTGGCGGCTCGGCAATGCGGCCCCGGCCTTGCCGGCCTCGGTCGGAGGCCTGGAGCGTCGGATGGCGCCGCTGGCACATCTGGCACTTTATGGCTTCCAGCTCGCGCTGCCGCTGTCCGGCTGGGCACTGGTTTCGGTGTCGATGCTGGAGATCCCCAGCATGCCGTTCAACCTTTTCGTGATGCCGAACCTGCCGCTCGGCGTGTCCGATGCGGCGGAAAACTTCTGGGCGGTAGCACACTGGTATCTCGCCTATGCCGGCATTGCCTTGGTTGCGCTGCATGCACTGGCGGCGCTGCGCCATCATTTCTGGCTGCGCGACAGCGTGCTCACGCGCATGATCACGCCTTCGTCAGATCAGGACATGGAATAG
- a CDS encoding nucleotidyltransferase family protein gives MDHLRYSGLPFEAQREAFLAMVLADALVSDALERARTLALPDWLVVSGALYNSVWNHLTGKAPGYGIKDVDLFYFDDSDLSYEAEDAVIRRAAQHFEGLALPAEVRNQARVHLWYPQKFGQPCPRYTSSSESVSYFASKTHAVGVRYDADGQLEVVAPFELDDLFAFRITPNRLMDNRRTHEAKGARAKACWPEITVVPW, from the coding sequence ATGGACCATCTGCGCTATTCCGGTCTGCCGTTCGAAGCCCAGCGCGAAGCGTTTCTCGCCATGGTGTTGGCGGATGCGCTCGTCAGCGACGCGCTGGAGCGGGCCCGCACGCTGGCGTTGCCGGACTGGCTGGTGGTGTCCGGTGCGCTCTACAACAGCGTCTGGAACCACCTGACCGGCAAGGCGCCGGGCTACGGCATCAAGGATGTCGATCTCTTCTACTTCGATGACAGCGACCTGTCCTACGAGGCCGAGGACGCGGTCATCCGTCGAGCCGCGCAGCATTTCGAGGGGCTGGCTCTGCCGGCCGAGGTGCGCAACCAGGCACGGGTGCATCTGTGGTATCCGCAGAAATTCGGCCAGCCCTGCCCGCGCTATACGAGTTCCAGCGAGTCGGTGAGCTATTTTGCTTCGAAGACGCATGCGGTCGGGGTGCGATACGATGCAGATGGGCAGCTTGAGGTCGTGGCGCCGTTCGAGCTGGATGACCTCTTCGCGTTTCGCATCACGCCCAACCGGCTGATGGATAACAGGCGCACGCATGAGGCCAAGGGGGCGAGGGCGAAGGCGTGCTGGCCGGAGATTACGGTGGTGCCGTGGTGA
- a CDS encoding sigma-70 family RNA polymerase sigma factor, translated as MNTAKLDRVALEAMLGSLRPKLHRYCARMAGSVIDGEDIVQETLIKALQAIDGDAAVEHPEQWLFRIAHNAAQDHLRRRQREQARMSETDMTTIEDPSASADARLATAASLRSFMQLATVQRSAVILIDVLGLSLHETCEVSGATLAATKAALHRGRSQLRLLASQDEQAPAPKLDAGDERRLRRYVDLFNARDFDAVRALIAEDIQLEVVNRTRMRGKAQVSNYFGNYDRVQDWALSLGFVDRRPAILIRNPQTGDDAVRGFMLVDWQDGKVSHIRDFRYAPYCLADADIRFIDE; from the coding sequence ATGAACACAGCAAAACTCGACCGCGTTGCCCTGGAGGCGATGCTCGGCTCCTTGCGACCGAAGCTGCACCGCTACTGCGCCCGCATGGCCGGCTCGGTGATCGATGGCGAGGACATCGTCCAGGAGACACTGATCAAGGCACTGCAGGCCATCGACGGCGACGCCGCCGTCGAGCATCCGGAGCAATGGCTGTTCCGCATAGCCCACAATGCCGCGCAGGATCATCTGCGCCGGCGCCAGCGGGAGCAGGCGCGCATGAGCGAGACCGACATGACGACGATCGAAGACCCCTCCGCCAGCGCCGATGCGAGGCTCGCCACCGCCGCCAGCCTGCGAAGCTTCATGCAGCTGGCAACAGTGCAGCGCAGCGCCGTGATCCTTATCGACGTGCTTGGCCTCAGCCTGCACGAAACCTGCGAAGTGTCCGGCGCGACGCTGGCCGCGACCAAGGCAGCGCTGCATCGCGGGCGGTCGCAGCTGCGCCTACTGGCGTCACAGGACGAGCAGGCGCCTGCCCCAAAGCTCGACGCCGGTGACGAGCGGCGCCTGCGCCGCTATGTCGACCTGTTCAACGCGCGCGACTTCGACGCCGTGCGCGCGTTGATCGCCGAGGATATCCAGCTTGAAGTCGTCAACCGCACCCGCATGCGCGGCAAGGCGCAGGTTTCCAACTATTTCGGCAATTACGACCGTGTCCAGGACTGGGCGCTGTCGCTCGGCTTCGTCGACCGCAGGCCGGCCATCCTGATCCGCAACCCGCAAACGGGAGATGACGCCGTGCGCGGCTTCATGCTGGTCGACTGGCAGGATGGAAAGGTCAGCCATATCCGCGATTTCCGCTACGCGCCCTATTGCCTTGCCGATGCGGACATCCGCTTCATCGACGAGTAA
- a CDS encoding YceI family protein yields MYARIFGLAAVAACLAMPVSAAVDLGDAAGSYTVNPASSSIRFSIGKVGGGGLDGAFGRFKGSIRIDNSDVGRSAVNFTIYPESVGTGQGRIDAFLRSDAVFDVANSPEIQFRSTSVTRTSDTTALVSGRLTARGKTFAEKFTAELGGLKGGVIKFHVTGKVLRSRYGMDVGTPIYSNIVNFDMTLTGKRG; encoded by the coding sequence ATGTATGCGCGCATCTTCGGATTGGCGGCTGTTGCCGCTTGCCTTGCCATGCCTGTCTCCGCCGCTGTGGACCTCGGCGACGCTGCCGGCAGCTACACGGTCAACCCGGCCAGCTCCAGCATTCGCTTCTCCATCGGCAAGGTCGGTGGCGGCGGCCTCGACGGCGCCTTTGGCCGCTTCAAGGGCTCCATCCGCATCGACAACAGCGATGTCGGCCGTTCCGCGGTCAACTTCACCATCTATCCCGAAAGCGTCGGCACCGGCCAGGGCCGCATCGACGCCTTCCTGCGCTCCGATGCGGTGTTCGACGTGGCCAACAGCCCCGAAATCCAGTTCCGCTCGACCAGCGTAACCCGAACCAGCGACACCACGGCGCTGGTCAGCGGCCGGCTGACGGCGCGCGGCAAGACGTTTGCGGAAAAGTTCACTGCCGAGCTCGGCGGGCTGAAGGGTGGCGTCATTAAATTCCACGTCACCGGCAAGGTGCTGCGCTCCCGGTACGGCATGGATGTCGGCACGCCGATCTATTCGAATATCGTCAATTTCGACATGACGCTGACGGGCAAGCGAGGCTAG
- a CDS encoding GntR family transcriptional regulator, whose product MALPKSVSPSAVKAPSTADILRSEEAYEQLKSDIVACVLQPGESLTEKQIGDRYQIRKATIRSALARLTQEGLIKSEPRRGYVIAPLSLRDVNEIFDLRSLIEPEVFRVAAANLTERGLDDIRLAAQKVLKPETLRSHVAFLAADRAFRLALAELSGNLRLVRLLDQTLDQSERVLHLGFKSRDFTQAIIGQQKELVLACELAEVSAIAKLARSQCLSLKKQVLEALLAGSKLQDANLQSFA is encoded by the coding sequence ATGGCTCTTCCGAAATCAGTGTCACCGTCCGCCGTCAAGGCGCCGTCGACCGCCGACATATTGCGCAGCGAGGAAGCTTATGAGCAGCTGAAGAGCGACATCGTCGCCTGCGTCCTGCAACCCGGCGAAAGCCTGACCGAAAAGCAGATCGGCGACCGCTACCAGATCAGGAAGGCGACGATCCGCTCGGCTTTGGCCCGCCTGACGCAGGAAGGGCTGATCAAGAGCGAGCCGCGCCGCGGTTATGTCATCGCACCGCTTAGCCTGCGCGACGTCAACGAGATCTTCGACCTCCGCAGCCTGATCGAACCGGAAGTGTTCCGGGTGGCCGCGGCAAACCTCACCGAACGCGGGCTCGACGACATCAGGCTGGCGGCGCAGAAGGTGCTGAAGCCGGAGACGCTGCGCAGCCATGTCGCCTTTCTGGCGGCCGACCGCGCCTTTCGCCTGGCCCTGGCTGAACTCTCCGGCAATCTGCGGCTGGTTCGCCTGCTCGACCAAACGCTCGACCAGTCGGAGCGTGTCCTCCATCTCGGCTTCAAATCGCGCGACTTCACGCAAGCGATCATCGGCCAGCAGAAGGAGTTGGTGCTTGCCTGCGAGCTGGCCGAAGTCTCGGCCATCGCAAAGCTTGCCCGCTCGCAGTGCCTGTCGCTCAAGAAGCAGGTGCTCGAGGCCTTGCTCGCCGGCTCCAAGCTGCAGGACGCCAATTTGCAAAGCTTCGCCTGA
- the pheT gene encoding phenylalanine--tRNA ligase subunit beta, which yields MKLTLSWLKDHLDTDATLDEIVERLTSIGLEVEHVDDKAGLKPFVIAKVLTAVQHPDADRLRVLTVDTGNGAAPVQVVCGAPNARAGLIGAFAAPGAYVPGIDVTLTVGKIRGVESHGMMCSERELELSDEHNGIIDLPADAPVGTSFAAYAHLDDPVIEINLTPNRPDATSIYGVARDLAASGLGRLKTAPVEAVLGKGETPVKVTIEAPELCPGFALRLVKGVKNGPSPKWLQQRLIAIGLRPISALVDITNYVTFDRGRPLHVFDAKKVAGNLVVRRARDGEKVLALDGREYTLTPQMCVIADDNGVESIAGVMGGEHSGCDENTTDVLIESALWDPITTARTGRTLGIITDARYRFERGVDPEFIVPGVELATKLVLEFCGGEPTETEVVGYAGYKPKIVSFPISEVKRLTGIEVPKAESLDILTRLGFKPSGSGDVVDVAVPSWRPDVDGKADLVEEVMRIHGVDNIAPQPLGAHDAVNSKILTTLQVRTRTAKRSLAVRGMLEVLTWSFIPAKHAELFGGGQTALKLANPIAADMSDMRPSLLPGLIVAAQRNADKGIGDVALFEVSGTYEGDGPDQQRRVAAGVRRGTAKLDGSGRSWAGNSGPVGVFDAKADAIAALEACGAPVDRLQIEPGGPAWYHPGRSGTIKLGPKTVLGTFGEFHPKTLEGLDVSGPICGFEVYIDAVPEPKAKPTKTKPKLELSAFQAVKRDFAFVVDKTVEAGALVRAALAADKKLVTGVSVFDVFEGASLGTAKKSIAIEVSIQPVEKTLTDEDFEALAKRIVDNVGKQTGGMLRT from the coding sequence ATGAAACTCACCCTTTCCTGGCTCAAGGATCATCTCGACACCGACGCCACGCTCGACGAGATCGTCGAGAGGCTGACCTCGATCGGCCTCGAAGTCGAGCATGTCGACGACAAGGCCGGCCTGAAGCCGTTCGTCATCGCCAAGGTGCTGACGGCGGTGCAGCATCCCGACGCCGACCGGCTGCGGGTGCTGACCGTCGACACCGGCAATGGCGCAGCCCCTGTCCAGGTGGTGTGCGGTGCGCCGAATGCCCGCGCCGGCTTGATCGGCGCCTTCGCCGCGCCCGGCGCCTATGTGCCCGGTATCGACGTGACGCTGACCGTCGGCAAGATCCGGGGCGTCGAGAGCCATGGCATGATGTGTTCCGAGCGCGAGCTGGAGCTGTCGGATGAGCACAATGGCATTATCGACCTGCCGGCCGATGCGCCTGTCGGCACCAGCTTCGCGGCTTACGCGCATCTCGACGATCCGGTGATCGAGATCAATCTGACGCCGAACCGGCCGGATGCGACCAGCATTTACGGCGTCGCCCGGGACCTGGCGGCCAGCGGGCTTGGCCGGCTCAAGACCGCGCCGGTCGAAGCGGTCCTTGGCAAAGGTGAAACGCCGGTCAAGGTGACCATCGAGGCGCCGGAGCTCTGCCCCGGTTTCGCGCTGCGCCTGGTGAAAGGCGTGAAGAACGGGCCGTCGCCGAAATGGCTGCAGCAAAGGCTGATCGCCATCGGCTTGCGCCCGATCAGCGCGCTGGTCGACATCACCAACTACGTCACCTTCGACCGTGGCCGGCCGCTGCATGTGTTCGATGCCAAGAAGGTCGCCGGCAATCTCGTCGTGCGCCGCGCACGCGACGGCGAGAAGGTGCTGGCGCTTGACGGGCGCGAATACACGCTGACGCCGCAGATGTGCGTGATCGCCGACGACAATGGCGTCGAATCGATCGCCGGTGTCATGGGCGGCGAGCATTCCGGCTGCGACGAGAACACCACGGACGTGCTGATCGAATCCGCTCTTTGGGATCCGATCACCACGGCCCGCACCGGCCGTACGCTCGGCATCATCACCGATGCCCGTTACCGTTTCGAGCGTGGCGTCGACCCGGAATTCATTGTGCCCGGCGTCGAGCTGGCGACAAAGCTGGTGCTGGAGTTCTGCGGCGGAGAGCCGACCGAGACGGAGGTGGTCGGCTATGCCGGCTACAAGCCGAAGATCGTTTCCTTCCCGATCTCGGAAGTGAAGCGGCTGACCGGCATCGAGGTGCCGAAGGCGGAAAGCCTCGACATCCTGACCCGCCTCGGCTTCAAGCCGTCAGGCTCGGGCGACGTCGTCGATGTCGCTGTGCCGTCCTGGCGTCCTGACGTCGACGGCAAGGCCGACCTGGTCGAGGAAGTGATGCGCATCCACGGCGTCGACAACATCGCGCCGCAGCCGCTCGGCGCGCATGACGCGGTCAACTCCAAGATACTGACGACGCTGCAGGTTCGCACCCGCACTGCCAAGCGCTCGCTCGCCGTGCGGGGCATGCTGGAGGTTCTCACCTGGTCGTTCATCCCGGCCAAACACGCCGAACTGTTCGGCGGCGGCCAGACGGCGCTGAAGCTCGCTAATCCGATTGCAGCCGACATGTCCGATATGCGGCCCTCGTTGTTGCCCGGCCTGATCGTCGCCGCGCAGCGCAATGCCGACAAGGGCATCGGCGATGTCGCGCTGTTCGAGGTCTCCGGTACCTATGAGGGCGACGGCCCCGACCAGCAGCGGCGCGTTGCCGCCGGTGTGCGCCGCGGCACCGCCAAGCTCGACGGTTCCGGCCGCAGTTGGGCCGGCAATTCCGGTCCGGTCGGCGTGTTCGACGCCAAAGCCGACGCGATTGCAGCGCTGGAAGCCTGCGGCGCGCCGGTCGACAGGCTGCAGATCGAGCCAGGCGGTCCGGCCTGGTATCATCCCGGCCGCTCCGGCACGATCAAGCTCGGCCCGAAGACAGTGCTCGGCACGTTCGGCGAGTTCCACCCGAAGACGCTGGAGGGGTTGGACGTTTCCGGACCGATCTGCGGTTTCGAGGTCTATATCGACGCCGTGCCCGAGCCGAAGGCCAAGCCGACGAAAACCAAGCCAAAGCTGGAGCTGTCCGCCTTCCAGGCGGTGAAGCGCGACTTTGCTTTCGTCGTCGACAAGACGGTGGAGGCCGGCGCGCTGGTGCGCGCGGCGCTCGCCGCCGACAAGAAGCTGGTCACCGGCGTTTCGGTGTTCGATGTGTTCGAGGGGGCATCTCTCGGGACCGCCAAGAAGTCGATTGCCATCGAAGTATCTATCCAGCCGGTTGAAAAGACGCTCACCGACGAGGATTTCGAGGCGCTGGCCAAGCGCATCGTCGACAATGTTGGCAAGCAAACGGGCGGCATGCTGAGAACGTAG
- a CDS encoding LysR family transcriptional regulator — protein MNRAHLSQLAVLATVAQCGSFRGAARELAIAPSAVSHAVSSLEARLGVRLLARSTRSVAPTEEGAQLLERLRPALSEIDLALETAIEARDRPAGNLRLTVPRTAAHLALTPRLGGFAAAYPDIVLEIVIEDRFTDVVEGGFDAGVRLGESLQRDMIAVRIGPDLRGAVVGAPSYFATMPRPRHPRDLADHRCIRFRFSSGILYRWELEKDGEEIEIAAQGPLILDEDHLIAQAAVDGAGLAFVFDDYVRAPLADGRLIRVLEDWCPPFDGFFAYYPSRRQMRPALRAFVDFFKAGA, from the coding sequence ATGAACCGAGCGCATCTTTCTCAACTCGCTGTACTGGCAACAGTCGCCCAATGCGGTAGTTTTCGTGGCGCGGCGCGCGAACTGGCCATCGCGCCCTCGGCAGTGAGCCATGCCGTGTCCAGCCTGGAGGCGCGGCTCGGCGTGCGGCTTTTGGCGCGCAGCACCCGCAGCGTGGCACCAACGGAGGAGGGCGCGCAGCTGCTCGAACGGCTGCGGCCGGCGCTGTCCGAGATCGATCTGGCGCTGGAAACGGCGATCGAGGCGCGCGACCGGCCGGCCGGCAACCTGCGGCTGACCGTGCCGCGCACCGCGGCCCACCTGGCATTGACGCCCAGGCTCGGCGGCTTTGCCGCGGCCTATCCCGACATCGTGCTGGAAATCGTCATCGAGGATCGCTTCACCGACGTCGTCGAAGGCGGCTTCGATGCCGGCGTGCGGCTCGGTGAGAGCTTGCAGCGCGACATGATCGCGGTGCGCATCGGACCGGACCTTCGCGGCGCCGTGGTCGGCGCGCCATCCTATTTCGCGACCATGCCAAGACCCCGCCATCCGCGCGATCTTGCCGACCACCGCTGCATCCGCTTCCGTTTTTCCAGCGGCATTCTTTACCGCTGGGAATTAGAGAAGGATGGCGAAGAGATCGAGATCGCGGCGCAAGGGCCGCTGATCCTCGACGAAGACCATCTGATCGCCCAGGCGGCGGTCGACGGCGCAGGGCTCGCCTTCGTCTTCGACGATTATGTGCGCGCACCGCTCGCCGACGGCCGCTTGATCCGCGTGCTGGAAGACTGGTGTCCGCCCTTCGACGGTTTCTTCGCCTACTACCCCAGCCGCCGCCAGATGCGCCCGGCGCTGCGGGCGTTTGTGGATTTCTTCAAGGCCGGTGCTTAG
- a CDS encoding VOC family protein, whose protein sequence is MHIQFAELPVFDQDRAKAFYTGHLACQVSADQLMGDTGWRWIELTFPGAVTNLHFVKRPDDTPGTEPVLVLVDGDVEATVAGLKARGVEIITEPQEAPWQPGRTVAEFRDSEGNLMVVTGK, encoded by the coding sequence ATGCACATCCAGTTTGCCGAATTGCCGGTGTTCGACCAGGACCGCGCCAAGGCCTTCTACACCGGCCATCTTGCTTGCCAGGTGTCGGCGGACCAGCTGATGGGCGACACCGGCTGGCGCTGGATCGAGCTGACATTTCCCGGCGCCGTCACCAATTTGCATTTCGTCAAACGCCCCGATGACACGCCGGGCACTGAGCCCGTGCTGGTGCTCGTTGATGGCGATGTCGAGGCAACGGTCGCGGGCCTGAAGGCGCGCGGCGTCGAAATCATCACCGAGCCGCAGGAAGCGCCTTGGCAGCCGGGCCGCACGGTCGCCGAATTCCGCGACAGCGAGGGCAACCTCATGGTTGTGACCGGCAAATGA